From the Montipora capricornis isolate CH-2021 chromosome 2, ASM3666992v2, whole genome shotgun sequence genome, one window contains:
- the LOC138027936 gene encoding B-cell lymphoma/leukemia 10-like isoform X1 — protein MTFNVVFSNCLTFKFSPVCYGLAFGLKLYDALNGSSTSAFSKQGIFKCIFNMAANYPTSVEESDIYEAIKQDVLIDLRDWLVEKLATDKIITYLRSKRVLDQFDEENIRAEKTTIQKNNKLLDLVDSRGSAGFDQFCHAIREKCTGQRYILERILKEFEERKQERIPKHSPPATFSGSLSSHAVDPKLTVVVTGIPESPQVDLNNLPCPGDPGAPVPPDELTGNSNPTQVVHSHPPTSTSPPSYTSGSPPPYCE, from the exons ATGACTTTCAATGTTGTCTTTTCTAACTGTTTAACGTTTAAATTCTCTCCTGTTTGTTATGGATTGGCATTTGGTCTCAAGTTATATGACGCATTAAACGGCAGCTCTACTTCCGCTTTTTCTAAACAAGGtatttttaaatgtattttCAACATGGCCGCAAACTATCCGACTTCCGTTGAAGAAAGTGACATTTACGAGGCGATAAAACAAGACGTTTTAATCGATCTTAGAGACTGGTTGGTGGAAAAATTAGCAACTGACAAAATTATAACTTACCTGAGGTCCAAAAGAGTACTTGATCAATTTGACGAAGAAAACATTAGAGCCGAGAAAACCACGATTCAGAAGAACAACAAATTGTTGGATCTTGTGGATTCTAGAGGATCTGCGGGCTTTGACCAATTTTGTCACGCAATAAGAGAAAAGTGCACCGGTCAGAGATACATACTGGAAAGAATTCTAAAAGAATTTGAGGAAAGAAAGCAAGAGCGAA TTCCTAAACACTCACCACCGGCAACCTTCAGTGGAAGCTTATCCAGTCATGCAGTGGATCCAAAGCTTACGGTTGTAGTCACAGGAATACCTGAGTCACCTCAAGTGGATCTCAATAATTTACCATGCCCTGGAGACCCTGGGGCACCTGTGCCACCAGATGAGCTTACCGGTAATAGCAATCCAACTCAAG tagTTCACAGCCACCCACCAACAAGTACCAGTCCGCCATCCTATACATCAGGTTCACCACCACCATATTGTGAATAG
- the LOC138027936 gene encoding B-cell lymphoma/leukemia 10-like isoform X2: MTFNVVFSNCLTFKFSPVCYGLAFGLKLYDALNGSSTSAFSKQGIFKCIFNMAANYPTSVEESDIYEAIKQDVLIDLRDWLVEKLATDKIITYLRSKRVLDQFDEENIRAEKTTIQKNNKLLDLVDSRGSAGFDQFCHAIREKCTGQRYILERILKEFEERKQERIPKHSPPATFSGSLSSHAVDPKLTVVVTGIPESPQVDLNNLPCPGDPGAPVPPDELTGNSNPTQVHSHPPTSTSPPSYTSGSPPPYCE, from the exons ATGACTTTCAATGTTGTCTTTTCTAACTGTTTAACGTTTAAATTCTCTCCTGTTTGTTATGGATTGGCATTTGGTCTCAAGTTATATGACGCATTAAACGGCAGCTCTACTTCCGCTTTTTCTAAACAAGGtatttttaaatgtattttCAACATGGCCGCAAACTATCCGACTTCCGTTGAAGAAAGTGACATTTACGAGGCGATAAAACAAGACGTTTTAATCGATCTTAGAGACTGGTTGGTGGAAAAATTAGCAACTGACAAAATTATAACTTACCTGAGGTCCAAAAGAGTACTTGATCAATTTGACGAAGAAAACATTAGAGCCGAGAAAACCACGATTCAGAAGAACAACAAATTGTTGGATCTTGTGGATTCTAGAGGATCTGCGGGCTTTGACCAATTTTGTCACGCAATAAGAGAAAAGTGCACCGGTCAGAGATACATACTGGAAAGAATTCTAAAAGAATTTGAGGAAAGAAAGCAAGAGCGAA TTCCTAAACACTCACCACCGGCAACCTTCAGTGGAAGCTTATCCAGTCATGCAGTGGATCCAAAGCTTACGGTTGTAGTCACAGGAATACCTGAGTCACCTCAAGTGGATCTCAATAATTTACCATGCCCTGGAGACCCTGGGGCACCTGTGCCACCAGATGAGCTTACCGGTAATAGCAATCCAACTCAAG TTCACAGCCACCCACCAACAAGTACCAGTCCGCCATCCTATACATCAGGTTCACCACCACCATATTGTGAATAG
- the LOC138037529 gene encoding uncharacterized protein: MNLSDRPLSDSERSVLMKGLNFSVTPSKIPVDEIVAATELACNQLKDKSQAESLRNEVVKIVSKSKPPRSNISRAEREAIKALAKDDSIVILPADKGRTTVILNKQDYHNKVKALLDDTNTYEKLTSDPTRAIKTRPIQTLKEWRKEKRIPNYLYNQLYPTAENVPKFYGLPKIHKKDVPLRPIVSSIGSVMYDTAKFLAKIMKPLVGLNSHHIVNSEDFVNKIAELEVPPGQKLVSYDVSSLFTSIPINEAIPVVRAKLESDQSLPDRCPLDIAQLSVLLEMCLSSTYFTFQGEFYK, translated from the coding sequence ATGAATCTCTCTGACCGCCCTCTTTCCGATAGTGAACGCTCGGTTCTCATGAAAGGTCTGAATTTTAGCGTAACTCCATCAAAGATCCCAGTTGATGAGATCGTGGCAGCCACTGAACTGGCCTGTAATCAACTAAAAGATAAAAGCCAAGCCGAGAGCCTGAGAAATGAAGTAGTTAAAATCGTAAGCAAGAGCAAACCCCCAAGATCAAACATCAGCAGAGCTGAAAGGGAAGCCATTAAGGCTCTGGCGAAAGACGATTCAATTGTAATCTTACCAGCGGACAAAGGGCGCACTACGGTAATCCTAAACAAACAAGATTATCACAACAAGGTGAAGGCTCTTCTAGACGATACCAATACGTATGAAAAATTGACATCTGACCCAACCAGAGCCATCAAAACCAGACCCATTCAAACCTTGAAGGAGTGGCGCAAAGAAAAGAGAATCCCTAATTATCTTTACAATCAACTGTACCCCACAGCAGAGAATGTCCCAAAGTTCTACGGGCTACCCAAGATTCACAAGAAAGACGTACCGCTACGGCCAATAGTTTCGAGCATTGGTAGCGTGATGTATGATACTGCCAAGTTCCTTGCTAAGATTATGAAACCTCTTGTTGGCCTCAACAGTCATCACATCGTCAACAGTGAAGACTTTGTCAACAAGATTGCAGAACTTGAAGTACCCCCTGGACAGAAACTCGTGTCATACGATGTTTCCTCACTGTTTACCAGCATTCCGATCAATGAAGCCATTCCAGTTGTCAGAGCCAAACTGGAAAGTGACCAGAGCTTACCGGATAGATGCCCGTTAGACATCGCCCAATTATCTGTTCTACTAGAGATGTGCCTCTCGAGCACATACTTCACATTCCAGGGTGAATTCTACAAATaa